A segment of the Bordetella flabilis genome:
CGCGTGCAACGGCTTAGGATATCCCTGCGACTGCAAATCCAGTTTTACTAATAAAAAGCGGGTGCGTGCTGTCCACAACTGGATAAGCACGATCGCCGGCGCCGCGTGACCGTGTCCTATCCAGGGACCGTCGGCATGCCGACGCAGCAGCAGACCCGCAGCAAAAAGCAGAAAAGAAACGGAGGAGACAATGAAGAGACACCGTTTAGCGGGATTGGCGCTGGCGTTCTGTGCCAGCATGATGGTGGGCGCCGCCCATGCTGCCTGGCCTGAACGACCCATTACCCTGATCGTGGCGTGGGGCGCAGGCGGCGGCACCGATGCCACGGCCCGTATCATCGCCTCGCTGCTGGAGAAGGAGTTGGGCCAGCCGGTGAACGTAGTGAACCGCACCGGCGGCAATGGCGTGGTGGGGCATTCGGCGATCGCCAAGGCCAAGCCCGATGGCTATACGCTGGGCATGCTGACGGTCGAGATCGCCATGATGAAGCACCAGGGCCTGACCAACCTCACGCCCGCGGACTACACCCCGCTTGCGCTCATGAACGTCGACCCTGCCGCGGTTTCCGTCAGCGCGACCTCTCCCTACAAGACCATGGGCGAGCTGCTGGATGCCATCAAGGCGCATCCCGGCAAACTCAAGGCTTCCGGTACGGGGCAGGGTGGCATCTGGCATATCGCCATGGCAGGCCTGCTCAAGACCGCCGGACTCGACCCCAACGCCGTGCCCTTCGTGCCGTCGAACGGGGCGGCGCCCGCCATGCTTGAGCTCGCGGCGGGGGGTATCGACATCGTTCCCACCTCGCTGCCCGAGGCCCGCTCGATGATCGATGCCGGCAAGGCCCGGCCGCTGGCCGTGATGGCGGACCAGCGCGAACCTTTGTATCCCGACGTTCCCACGCTGAAGGAGTCCGTCAACCTGGACTGGAAGATCGGCGTCTGGCGCGGGATCGCGGGTCCCAAGGGCTTGCCTGACGAGGTCGTCAAACGGATGGAACAGGCCCTGGACCGTGTCAATCACGGCCAGGAATTCCGCGACTTCATGAAGCAGCGCGGCTTTGGCGTCGGCTATGCGAGCGGCGCCGAATACGGTGCATTCATGAAGAAGTCGATGGACGATTTCGGCACGGTGATCTCGGCCATCGGCATGTCGCGCCCCGCGCCCAACTGATCCGCAGCCCTGCTGCCGTTCGTGCCCGGACCGGCCAATCGGCCGGGCGCGCATCCGTTCGCGAGCCGCCATGAAATTCAACGATATCCACATCGGCATCGTGCTGGGGGTGTTCTCGGTGATCGTGTTCGCGGCCGCGCGCACCTTCCCCGTCATCCCTGGCCAGCAGTTCGGTGCCAGCCTGTTCCCCATGCTCATCGCCGTGGGGCTGTTCATCTGTGCCGTCCTGCTGGTGGCGCACGGTCTGCGTGCCCGAGCGGCGGGCGCGCCCAAGGCGGCCTCGCCGTCCTGGCTGCGCGATCCGATATCGGTGATGCGTTTCCTGATGGTCCCCGCCTCGCTGGTCTTCTATTTCCAGCTTGGCGACTGGCTGGGGTTCGTACCTTGCGCTTTCCTGTTGCTGATCGTGCTGTTCCGCCTGTTCGGTGTACGTTGGCGCACCGC
Coding sequences within it:
- a CDS encoding Bug family tripartite tricarboxylate transporter substrate binding protein, whose protein sequence is MKRHRLAGLALAFCASMMVGAAHAAWPERPITLIVAWGAGGGTDATARIIASLLEKELGQPVNVVNRTGGNGVVGHSAIAKAKPDGYTLGMLTVEIAMMKHQGLTNLTPADYTPLALMNVDPAAVSVSATSPYKTMGELLDAIKAHPGKLKASGTGQGGIWHIAMAGLLKTAGLDPNAVPFVPSNGAAPAMLELAAGGIDIVPTSLPEARSMIDAGKARPLAVMADQREPLYPDVPTLKESVNLDWKIGVWRGIAGPKGLPDEVVKRMEQALDRVNHGQEFRDFMKQRGFGVGYASGAEYGAFMKKSMDDFGTVISAIGMSRPAPN
- a CDS encoding tripartite tricarboxylate transporter TctB family protein, whose translation is MKFNDIHIGIVLGVFSVIVFAAARTFPVIPGQQFGASLFPMLIAVGLFICAVLLVAHGLRARAAGAPKAASPSWLRDPISVMRFLMVPASLVFYFQLGDWLGFVPCAFLLLIVLFRLFGVRWRTALVVALATTLIIHFMFYTVLHVPLPWGLLEPIAW